The following proteins come from a genomic window of Verrucomicrobiota bacterium:
- a CDS encoding YdcF family protein produces MVSRARKRRRPWWRALILGLVCVLLVFVALAIDMCVYPSRSVDGKADVAVVLGAAVWDGAPSPVFQARIDHAIGLYKAGDVKALVFTGGVGDGDLLAEAEVAKAYAVEHGVPADHIRCETASRITCGNLEGARAILDAEGWRTELIVSDPLHMRRSVMMARDVGIDAYPSPTPTSRYASVGSKAGFLVREVRMYAIYLVERLFL; encoded by the coding sequence ATGGTGAGCAGGGCGCGGAAGAGGAGACGACCTTGGTGGCGGGCGCTGATCCTGGGACTCGTGTGTGTTCTGCTCGTCTTCGTCGCGTTGGCCATCGACATGTGCGTCTACCCGTCGAGGAGTGTGGATGGGAAGGCGGATGTGGCCGTTGTGCTGGGGGCGGCGGTTTGGGATGGGGCGCCGTCGCCGGTATTTCAGGCGCGTATTGACCACGCCATCGGATTGTATAAGGCGGGGGACGTGAAGGCCCTGGTCTTTACAGGCGGGGTGGGGGACGGGGACCTGTTGGCCGAGGCGGAGGTGGCTAAAGCGTACGCTGTCGAGCACGGCGTGCCTGCGGACCACATCCGCTGCGAGACGGCGTCGCGGATCACGTGCGGGAACCTGGAGGGAGCGCGGGCCATCCTCGACGCGGAAGGCTGGCGGACGGAGCTGATCGTGAGCGATCCGCTGCACATGAGGCGCTCGGTGATGATGGCGCGCGACGTCGGGATAGACGCGTATCCTTCACCGACGCCGACGAGTCGGTACGCGAGCGTGGGCTCCAAGGCCGGTTTCCTGGTGCGCGAGGTGCGCATGTACGCCATTTATCTCGTCGAGCGACTATTTCTCTAG